The following coding sequences lie in one Rutidosis leptorrhynchoides isolate AG116_Rl617_1_P2 chromosome 4, CSIRO_AGI_Rlap_v1, whole genome shotgun sequence genomic window:
- the LOC139842075 gene encoding uncharacterized protein: protein MVATRTGRTSGELEELSNLIRSFSFDFNSQEKWIWSLASNGLFEVKKLSSLIDEKVLGFGNHSLQATLRNNLMPKKLKIHVWRLLLKRIPVRIKLNKRGIDLHSVRCPICDDDMESLDHSLFKCKVAIDVWFRVYKWWNFSNCATLKDTNIFRGKSPHTSSPIGLKIWKAVEWVCAYFLWKNRNATVYQNKGWSSSVLLNEFQVKSFEWISCKLKDKSGKSID from the coding sequence ATGGTCGCTACTCGCACCGGCCGAACGTCGGGTGAACTTGAAGAATTAAGTAATTTGATTCGGTCTTTTTCCTTCGATTTTAATTCTCAAGAAAAATGGATATGGTCCCTTGCGAGTAACGGTCTTTTTGAAGTCAAAAAACTATCCTCACTTATCGACGAAAAGGTTTTGGGTTTTGGTAATCATTCTTTACAAGCAACTTTGAGAAACAATCTTATGCCAAAAAAGTTAAAAATTCATGTGTGGAGATTATTGTTGAAAAGAATCCCGGTTCGAATTAAACTTAACAAAAGAGGCATCGATCTTCATAGTGTTCGTTGTCCCATTTGTGATGATGATATGGAATCGCTGGATCATTCGTTATTCAAATGCAAAGTGGCTATTGATGTTTGGTTTCGTGTGTACAAATGGTGGAACTTCAGTAATTGCGCAACCTTAAAGGACACAAATATTTTTCGTGGGAAATCTCCTCATACATCATCTCCTATTGGTTTGAAAATTTGGAAAGCCGTTGAGTGGGTGTGTGCGTACTTTCTATGGAAGAATCGGAATGCGACGGTATATCAAAACAAAGGTTGGAGCTCTTCGGTGTTGCTAAATGAATTTCAAGTAAAGTCGTTCGAGTGGATCTCGTGTAAACTCAAAGACAAAAGTGGCAAAAGTATCGATTAG